The following coding sequences are from one Capsicum annuum cultivar UCD-10X-F1 chromosome 3, UCD10Xv1.1, whole genome shotgun sequence window:
- the LOC124896640 gene encoding uncharacterized protein LOC124896640 — MASSSSLVPIMLQYGEEWLSDVQFEKFTINGLLLNSDCRESLIGNLIETSPTAIQVHPIPISDYIIEDEEMKEQTESIIKDPLYRDVEQGQLYWDKNTISSVMKHYAIHGRFQFKVKRSSLSRSSSQQNSEVFIVTKFVDDHTCPITDRMLSQWHATSLTITKLVKHNFINLKSTYSPAEIMEEMRNLYGIKMNYKKAYRAKEKALELVRGSLHESYAKLPAYLYMVNTINPGSFTRLHKMEDNHFLYVFVMLSTLIRGWRYCMPTIVVDGTFLKSAYKGTMFSASVLDAASYAVVDSKNDASWE; from the exons ATGGCTTCAAGTTCGAGTTTAGTTCCAATTATGCTGCAATATGGAGAAGAGTGGTTAAGTGATGTACAGTTTGAAAAGTTTACAATCAATGGATTACTTTTGAATTCGGATTGCAG AGAATCCTTAATTGGAAATTTGATCGAAACATCTCCGACTGCTATTCAAGTTCATCCGATACCTATTTCTGATTATATaattgaagatgaagaaatgaaagaacaGACTGAATCGATAATTAAGGATCCACTTTATAGAGATGTTGAACAAGGGCAATTGTACTGGGATAAAAATACCATATCAAGTGTGATGAAACATTATGCAATCCATGGGAGATTCCAATTTAAGGTGAAAAGATCATCATTAtcaag ATCTtcaagtcaacaaaattcagaagTTTTCATAGTGACCAAATTTGTCGATGATCACACTTGTCCAATTACGGACAGAATGCTTTCACAATGGCATGCTACTTCTTTAACCATCACAAAATTGGTGAAGCACaattttataaatctaaagtcAACATACAGTCCAGCAGAGATCATGGAAGAAATGAGAAATTTGTACGGAATTAAGATGAACTACAAAAAAGCATATAGAGCCAAAGAAAAAGCACTTGAACTGGTCAGAGGTTCCTTGCATGAATCTTATGCTAAATTGCCAGCTTACCTATACATGGTAAACACAATAAATCCTGGATCATTCACAAGACTACACAAAATGGAGGACAATcactttttatatgtttttgtcaTGTTGAGCACATTAATTAGGGGCTGGAGATATTGTATGCCTACCATTGTTGTTGATGGAACTTTTCTGAAATCTGCATACAAGGGAACAATGTTTTCTGCTAGTGTGCTGGATGCAGCAT CATATGCTGTTGTTGATTCTAAAAATGATGCTTCATGGGAATGA